GCCACCGACTACTCCTACCGCTGTCGCTGCTGGTGGGGGCGAGTTTCCTGATCCTCGCCGACATCGTTGCCCGCACCGCGATGAGCCCCGCCGAGCTGCCGATCGGAGTGGTGACCGCCGCGATCGGCGCCCCGTTCTTCCTGTTCGTCCTGCGGCGGAGCAGGGGACTCATATGACCACCGCTCCGACGACGCCCACGGCCCTGTCCTGCCGCGGGCTCCACGTGGCCCGCGACGCCGTCCCCGTTCTCCACGGGATCGACCTGGACGTGCCGACCGGGGCGTGGATCTCCCTCGTCGGACCGAACGGTTCGGGCAAGACCACCCTGCTCTACGCGCTGGCCGGGCTCGTCCCGTCCCGCGGGGAGGTGGAGGTCATGGGGCTGGCACCCCGCCGGGCCGGGCGCCGGAAGGTGGCCCGGACCGTGGCGTTGATGCCGCAGCGCCCGGTGGTCCCGGAGGGCGTGAGCGCGCGGGAGCTGATCAGCCTGGGCCGCACCCCCCACATCCCCAGGTTCGGCACCGAGTCGCCCCACGACCACCAGGTCGTCGAGAGCGTGATCGACCGCCTCGCACTGCACGACCTGGCTCCGCGCATCGCCACCACGCTGTCCGGGGGCGAGCTCCAGCGGGTGGTCCTGGGCCGGGCACTGGCACAGGAACCCCGCGTGTTGTTGCTGGACGAACCGACGAGCGCTCTCGACATCGGGCACCAGCAGCAGGTTCTCGACCTGGTCGACTCGATGCGTCGCGAGAGCGGGATCACCGTCGTGGCCGCCATGCACGACCTCACCTCCGCCGCGCACTACGGCGAGCGACTGGTCCTCCTGGACGGCGGTCGTATCGTCGCCGACGGCGCCCCCGAGGAGGTGCTGACCGTGGAACGGGTGGCCGAGGTGTACGACGCCCGCGTCGAGGTCCTCGACCGCCGCGACGGCCGCGCCGTCCTGCCACTGCGCGAGCCCGGAGCGTCGGCCTGATGCCGGGAGCGAATGCCTGATGGAGATCGTGCTGCTGGGCACCGGCGCCGCCGACGGGTGGCCCAACCCGTTCTGCCGCTGCGGCTCCTGCCTCGACGCTTTGCGGCGCGGGGAGGTGCGCGGCCAGACCGCCGCACTGGTCGACGACGAGCTGCTGATCGACTGCGGGCCCGAGGTTCCGGGTGCCGCGCTACGTCATGGCCGGACGCTCGCGGGGGTCAGACATCTGCTCATCACCCACGCCCACTCCGACCACCTCGGCCCCCAGGCCCTGCTCTCCCGCTCCTGGGTCGAGGGGACCGACGAGCTCGAGGTGGTTGGCCCTCCCGGCGCGCTCGAGGTGTGCAGGCCCTGGGTCGGCCCCGGGGACCCGGTGCGATTCGTGCCGGTCGCGGCCGGGGACCGGATCGCCGTCGGCGGCTATGACGTGCGTGTCCTGCCCGCCCGACACCGGGTGTTCGACGACGGCGACGCGGTGCTCTACGACGTGACCGGCCCCGACGGCGTGCGGGTTCTCTGGGCGACCGACACCGGCCCGTGGCCCGCCGGATGGTTCGCGGCCGTGCGGGAGGCCGGATTCGACGCGGTGTTCCTCGAGGAGACCCTGGGCGACCGCGAGGACATCTCCGACGCCCATCTCGGACTGGGGAGATTCGGTCGCGTGATCCGGTCGCTGCGGTCCGTCGGGGCCGTCGACGACCACACCGACGTCGTGGCCGTGCACCTCGGCCACCACAACCCGCCACTCGACCGGCTGCTCCCGCGGCTGCGCGAGCACGGGGCCCGGCCGGGAGCGGACGGCGAGGTGGTCAGCTGCGGCGCCTCCGGCCCGACCCGCATCGCACCCCCGACGCGGCAGCCCTAGTCGGAACCGCCCCTGTCCGAACCGCCCCGGAACTCCCGCCCGGTCCCGCGTTCGAGGAGGTCGAAGGCCTCGTCGAGGAAGGCCGTCGGGTCGTGGTCCGCGTCCTGGCCCGGCGCCCCCGCGGGCGGTTGGTGTCTGAGCACCGACGCCCCTGCCGCCAACCCCAGGTCCATGATCACGCGGACCCGGAACGCACTCAGGTGGGGCGCCCGACGGCAGACCGCCTCGTACAGCGGATCGAGGATGCTCTCAGCACAGGGCCGCTCCTCGGTGTTCATCAGCAGCACGACCTGCTCACCGACCACGAGGAGGTTCTCCGCCGCGACGATGTCGTCCTGAGAGCGGCCGTAGGACTCCCGGAAGATCGAGCGCAGGACGTCGAGCGGCGACATCCCCGCCGGCGCCTGGTCGACCCGACGGACCCATTCGGCGACCTGCTCGCGGAGGAAGTGCACGAACGCGTCCTCGCGGTGGGCGAAGTAGTTGTGGAACGTGCGGGTGGAGACCCCGGCCCGGTCCGCGATGGCCGAGACCGTCGCCCCCTCCGCACCCTCGGCGACCAGCAGTTCGACCGCGGCCACCGAGAGGCGCGTGCGGGTGTCGGCCTTCTTCCGCTCCCGGAGATTAGTCATCGGTCCGGGTCCCGGTACCACCGCCGTCTGAGTCGCCCCGCAGCTCGTGCCTGCCTGCTCCCGGGGACTGGTCGGCGACGGTGTCGGTCGAGTGCCGGCCGCCGACGAGTGCTGCGTCGCGGTCGGTGCCGGCAGCGGCGGCGGCGTTGCCGTCGTCTTCTGAGCCGTCGTCTTCTGTGCCGGAACCGTCTGTGCCGGAACCGTCTGTGCCGGAGCCCGGCCCACGCTGCGCGGACCCCTCGGAGGTCTCGAGGGCTGATCCCTCGACGTCGACGGTGGGCAGGATCCGGTCCAGCCAGCGCGGCAGGCCCCAGGCCCGCTCACCGAGGAGGAACATCACCGCCGGGATGATCGTCATGCGCACGACGAAGGCGTCGAAGAGCACGGCGACCGCCAACGCGAAGCCCATCACCTTGATGAACTGCTCGTCGATCGTCATGAAGGCGGCGAAGACGCTGATCATGATCAACGCGGCGGCGGTCACCACCCGGGCTCCGTGCTTGAAGCCGTTGGCGACCGCATTGTGTGCGGTCTTGCCGTGCACCCAGCCCTCGCGCATCCTCGTCACGAGGAAGACCTGGTAGTCCATGGCGAGTCCGAACACGATACCGATGAGCATGATCGGCAGGAAGCTGATGATCGGCTGCGGGTCGGAGATGATCCCACCCCATCCCTCCTGCCAGATCGCGACGGTGAGCCCGAAGGTCGCCGCCACCGACAGGCCGAAGCCCAGCGCGGCGATCAACGGCACCCAGATCGACCGGAATACCAGCATCAGCAGGACGAACGCGAGGGCGAGCACGATGCCGACGTACGGCAGCAGGACCTCGGTGAGCCGCTCGGAGATGTCCTCGTAGATCGGCGTGACACCGGTGACGGAGTAGGTCCCCCCGGTCTGCTGCTCGAAGCCCGCCGCGCCGGACCTGATCTCCTCCAGGACATCCGAGGCCCGCTCGTCCGTGGCCCCGTACTCGGGCGTGACGAGCACCTGTGCCGCATCGCCCGCCTCGTTGGTCTCGATGATCTGTGCGTTCTCGACCCCGTCGAGGGCCTGGATGTCCGCGACGGCGGTGGACCACGCCGCCGGACGCTCCTCCTCGGGAACCGCGAGGGTGTCGACGAGCGCGATCATCGGGGCGTTGCGGCCGGGGCCGAACGCCTCGTCCGTGATGTCGTACGCGATGCGGTTCGGGGTGTCCGGGGCCATCGTGCCGTCGGACGGCATGGCCAGCCGCAGCTGCACCGCCGGCAGCGCCAACAGCAGGAGCAACAGGACACCCGCGGTCGCGAAGATCACCGGGCGTGCGCGGATGCGGCGCACCCACTGCAGGCCCATCGTCGGCTTCTCGTCCTCCGGGTCCGGAGCCTTGACACCCCGGACGCGCGCGGCGAAGACCTTGGTGCCGACGGCACCGAGGATGGCCGGGAGCAACGTGATCGCGACGAGTACGGCGATCGCGACCGTGGCCGCCGCGGACAGCGCCATCGCGGTGAGGAACGGGATATTGATGATCGACAACGCGGCGAGCGCGATGAACACCGTCAGGCCTGCGAAGACGACGGCCGAGCCGGCCTTGCCGACCGCGAGTCCGGCGAGGTGCGCCCGTTGACGGAAATCGATCTCCTTCAACTTGTCGGCCAGCTCCGCCGGCTCGAGATCGTTGCCGCCGATGTGTTTGACCAGCTCGGTCCGGAAGCGGGAGACGATGAACAGCGCGTAGTCGATGCCCACGGC
This Dietzia psychralcaliphila DNA region includes the following protein-coding sequences:
- a CDS encoding ABC transporter ATP-binding protein, translating into MTTAPTTPTALSCRGLHVARDAVPVLHGIDLDVPTGAWISLVGPNGSGKTTLLYALAGLVPSRGEVEVMGLAPRRAGRRKVARTVALMPQRPVVPEGVSARELISLGRTPHIPRFGTESPHDHQVVESVIDRLALHDLAPRIATTLSGGELQRVVLGRALAQEPRVLLLDEPTSALDIGHQQQVLDLVDSMRRESGITVVAAMHDLTSAAHYGERLVLLDGGRIVADGAPEEVLTVERVAEVYDARVEVLDRRDGRAVLPLREPGASA
- a CDS encoding MBL fold metallo-hydrolase; the encoded protein is MEIVLLGTGAADGWPNPFCRCGSCLDALRRGEVRGQTAALVDDELLIDCGPEVPGAALRHGRTLAGVRHLLITHAHSDHLGPQALLSRSWVEGTDELEVVGPPGALEVCRPWVGPGDPVRFVPVAAGDRIAVGGYDVRVLPARHRVFDDGDAVLYDVTGPDGVRVLWATDTGPWPAGWFAAVREAGFDAVFLEETLGDREDISDAHLGLGRFGRVIRSLRSVGAVDDHTDVVAVHLGHHNPPLDRLLPRLREHGARPGADGEVVSCGASGPTRIAPPTRQP
- a CDS encoding TetR/AcrR family transcriptional regulator: MTNLRERKKADTRTRLSVAAVELLVAEGAEGATVSAIADRAGVSTRTFHNYFAHREDAFVHFLREQVAEWVRRVDQAPAGMSPLDVLRSIFRESYGRSQDDIVAAENLLVVGEQVVLLMNTEERPCAESILDPLYEAVCRRAPHLSAFRVRVIMDLGLAAGASVLRHQPPAGAPGQDADHDPTAFLDEAFDLLERGTGREFRGGSDRGGSD
- a CDS encoding MMPL family transporter, which gives rise to MASFLYRIGRSAYLFRWRFIAAWMLLIVGVGTAAATLSQQTSTTFSIPGLESIETQEEMQERFAGAGNQLDAPTGTVVIRAPEGSTLTDPAVTEDVDSFLAEVRELDFLTATDTLVNPVVAAEGMTEQLTAAKAEQGMPPEQIEADIAALSPLSADETTGTVQIQFAAETTTDVQAEDREAFADVVADHDGELTIAYSGNAFQMTEISAIGELIGIAVAAVILIITFGSLIAAGMPLLTGVIGVGIGIGGIFAATSFTDTINTMTPTLASMIGLAVGIDYALFIVSRFRTELVKHIGGNDLEPAELADKLKEIDFRQRAHLAGLAVGKAGSAVVFAGLTVFIALAALSIINIPFLTAMALSAAATVAIAVLVAITLLPAILGAVGTKVFAARVRGVKAPDPEDEKPTMGLQWVRRIRARPVIFATAGVLLLLLLALPAVQLRLAMPSDGTMAPDTPNRIAYDITDEAFGPGRNAPMIALVDTLAVPEEERPAAWSTAVADIQALDGVENAQIIETNEAGDAAQVLVTPEYGATDERASDVLEEIRSGAAGFEQQTGGTYSVTGVTPIYEDISERLTEVLLPYVGIVLALAFVLLMLVFRSIWVPLIAALGFGLSVAATFGLTVAIWQEGWGGIISDPQPIISFLPIMLIGIVFGLAMDYQVFLVTRMREGWVHGKTAHNAVANGFKHGARVVTAAALIMISVFAAFMTIDEQFIKVMGFALAVAVLFDAFVVRMTIIPAVMFLLGERAWGLPRWLDRILPTVDVEGSALETSEGSAQRGPGSGTDGSGTDGSGTEDDGSEDDGNAAAAAGTDRDAALVGGRHSTDTVADQSPGAGRHELRGDSDGGGTGTRTDD